Proteins co-encoded in one Scomber scombrus chromosome 14, fScoSco1.1, whole genome shotgun sequence genomic window:
- the grk6 gene encoding G protein-coupled receptor kinase 6 gives MELENIVANTVLLKAREGGGGNRKGKSKKWKQMLQFPHVSMCEELRQTTEKDYSSLCERQPIGRLLFRHFCETRLELRRCVKFLDAVAEYEVTPDEKRKECGQELVDKYFNPTSEDHVPEVEEGMMAPCAERLQLEACKELFKDCTKLIHDYLSVAPFADYLDSMYYNRFLQWKWLERQPVTKNTFRQYRVLGKGGFGEVCACQVRATGKMYACKKLEKKRIKKRKGESMALNEKQILEKVNSRFVVSLAYAYETKDALCLVLTLMNGGDLKFHIYHMGEAGFDEKRAVFYSAEICCGLEDLHRERIVYRDLKPENILLDDHGHIRISDLGLAVHVPEGQTIKGRVGTVGYMAPEVVKNERYTFSPDWWALGCLLYEMIEGQSPFQQRKKKIKREEVERLVREVEEEYSSMFSEDAKSLCKMLLAKDPAERLGCQGEGAPEVKGHPIFRCINFKRLEAGMLEAPFIPDPQAIYCKDVLDIEQFSTVKGVELEPKDESFYSKVSTGCVSIPWQDEMIETECFNDLNVFHPDGTVPPDLDWRGQPSPPPKQGLLQRLFGRQDCCGNCSDSDEEPTRL, from the exons AGAAGGACTACAGCAGCCTTTGCGAGCGGCAGCCAATCGGACGCTTACTCTTCAGACATTTCTGTGAGACTCGCCTCGAGCTGAGACGCTGCGTTAAGTTCCTGGACGCCGTG GCGGAGTACGAGGTGACTCCAgatgagaagaggaaggagTGCGGTCAGGAACTCGTCGACAAATACTTCAACCCAACG TCAGAGGACCATGTGCCAGAAGTGGAGGAAGGTATGATGGCTCCGTGCGCTGAGAGGCTGCAGCTGGAGGCCTGCAAAGAGCTCTTCAAGGACTGTACCAA attGATCCACGACTACCTGAGCGTGGCGCCCTTCGCAGACTACCTCGACAGCATGTACTACAACAGGTTCCTTCAGTGGAAATGGTTGGAGAG GCAACCGGTGACGAAAAATACCTTCCGACAGTACCGAGTTTTAGGGAAAGGAGGTTTTGGCGAG gtgtgtgcgtgtcagGTCCGGGCCACGGGGAAGATGTATGCGTGTAAGAAGCTGGAGAAGAAGAGgataaagaagaggaaaggagaatcCATGGCGCTCAACGAGAAGCAGATTCTGGAGAAAGTCAACAGCAGATTTGTa GTGAGTTTAGCGTACGCCTACGAGACGAAGGACGCGCTGTGCCTCGTGTTGACCCTCATGAACGGCGGCGACCTGAAGTTTCACATCTACCACATGGGCGAGGCGGGTTTCGATGAGAAGAGAGCCGTCTTCTACTCTGCGGAGATCTGCTGCGGTCTGGAGGATCTGCATCGAGAACGTATCGTCTACAGAGACCTGAAACCAGAGAACATCCTGCTGGACGACCACG gtcACATCAGAATATCAGATCTGGGTTTAGCGGTTCATGTACCAGAAGGACAAACCATTAAAGGACGTGTTGGGACGGTGGGATACATGG cTCCGGAGGTGGTGAAAAACGAGCGCTACACCTTCAGCCCGGACTGGTGGGCGCTTGGCTGCCTGCTGTACGAGATGATCGAGGGCCAGTCGCCCTtccagcagaggaagaagaagatcaAGAGGGAGGAAGTGGAGCGGCTGGTGagggaagtggaggaggaatATTCCAGCATGTTCTCCGAAGACGCCAAATCCCTCTGTAAAATG ctgctggcCAAAGATCCTGCAGAGAGGCTGGGCTGTCAGGGAGAGGGAGCccctgaggtcaaaggtcatcccATCTTCCGCTGTATTAACTTCAAACGTCTGGAGGCCGGCATGCTGGAGGCGCCGTTCATCCCTGAT cccCAGGCCATCTACTGTAAAGACGTGCTGGACATCGAGCAGTTCTCCACAGTGAAAGGAGTGGAGCTGGAGCCCAAAGACGAGTCTTTCTACAGCAAAGTGTCCACAGGCTGCGTCTCTATTCCCTGGCAGGACGAG atgatCGAGACAGAGTGTTTCAACGATCTGAATGTTTTCCACCCTGACGGGACGGTTCCTCCTGACCTGGACTGGAGAGGTCAGCCGTCTCCTCCACCCAAACAGGGACTCTTGCAGCGGCTGTTCGGCAGACAG gacTGCTGTGGTAACTGCAGCGACAGCGACGAGGAGCCCACCAGgctgtga